One Candidatus Hydrogenedens sp. genomic window carries:
- a CDS encoding pyridoxal phosphate-dependent aminotransferase — MRRNIVHEGSRNLSYEIREIVAIANKVKELGQPITWENIGDPIEKGEEIAPWIKEIVHETIDDSRTYGYCDTAGVPETRMFLTEMVNQRSGGTKISPDDIIFFNGIGDAVAKVYGFLKREARVLGPSPAYSTHSSAEAAHSGYNHLTYKLDPYNNWMPDLYDLRNKVKYNDSIAGILLLSPDNPTGAVYPRSVLEEILKIAREYDLFIITDEIYSHIVFPGYPKIHLSQWIEDVPGIAMRGISKEFPWPGARCGWIEVLNRKKDPNFSEYVDSLLAAKRLEVCSTTFPQMVIPKVMGDSRYPQHLRQRASIFSNRADELMENFRGCPYIVLNRPGGAFYATIMFKENVLNSHQTLPIENKKVKEYIETIVEKAPPDKRFVYYLMGSTGIVVVPLSGFQSNYPGFRITLLETDDTKRNWIMKTLRQAVDTYVNS; from the coding sequence ATGCGTAGAAATATCGTTCATGAAGGTTCTCGTAATTTAAGTTACGAAATCCGAGAAATTGTTGCTATTGCCAATAAAGTAAAAGAATTAGGACAACCTATCACATGGGAAAATATTGGAGACCCCATTGAAAAAGGGGAAGAAATTGCCCCATGGATTAAAGAAATTGTCCACGAAACTATTGATGATTCTCGGACTTATGGCTATTGTGATACCGCAGGTGTTCCCGAAACAAGGATGTTTCTTACAGAAATGGTAAATCAGAGAAGTGGTGGAACAAAAATCAGTCCTGACGATATAATCTTTTTTAATGGGATTGGTGATGCTGTAGCCAAAGTTTATGGCTTCTTAAAAAGAGAAGCACGGGTTTTAGGTCCCTCCCCAGCATATAGCACACACTCTTCCGCAGAAGCAGCCCATTCTGGTTATAATCATTTGACATATAAATTAGACCCTTATAACAATTGGATGCCTGATTTATACGATTTAAGGAACAAAGTAAAATATAATGATTCTATTGCAGGTATTCTACTTCTCTCCCCCGACAATCCTACGGGGGCTGTTTATCCTCGTAGTGTGCTGGAAGAAATCTTAAAAATTGCCAGAGAATATGATTTATTTATTATTACCGATGAAATTTACAGTCATATCGTTTTCCCAGGTTATCCCAAAATTCATTTAAGTCAGTGGATTGAAGATGTACCGGGAATTGCTATGAGAGGAATAAGCAAAGAATTTCCCTGGCCTGGTGCTCGCTGTGGATGGATTGAAGTTTTAAACCGTAAAAAAGACCCTAATTTTTCTGAATATGTAGATAGTTTACTTGCTGCGAAACGATTGGAAGTTTGTTCAACAACATTTCCTCAAATGGTTATTCCCAAAGTCATGGGCGACTCCAGATACCCCCAACATCTCCGTCAGCGTGCTTCTATATTTAGTAACAGAGCCGATGAATTAATGGAAAATTTTCGTGGGTGTCCTTACATTGTTTTAAACAGACCCGGCGGTGCATTCTATGCAACAATCATGTTTAAAGAAAATGTCTTGAATAGTCATCAAACCCTACCTATCGAAAACAAAAAGGTTAAAGAATACATAGAAACCATTGTAGAAAAAGCACCCCCTGACAAACGATTTGTTTATTATCTCATGGGTTCGACAGGCATTGTAGTTGTTCCCCTTAGCGGTTTCCAATCCAATTACCCCGGCTTCCGAATAACATTATTAGAAACAGATGATACCAAACGAAACTGGATTATGAAAACACTTCGACAAGCAGTTGATACCTATGTCAATAGTTAA
- the smpB gene encoding SsrA-binding protein SmpB: MPRHSGEKLIVQNRRAHFDYEIFERYEAGIALKGTEVKSLRTSGSMSIQDAYVDYEEGELFLVNAYIRPYEQGNILNHDPHRKRKLLLHKREILRLGKRIEEKGLTLIPLRVYFKNGLVKVEIGLGRGKKVIDKREDIKKKETQREMERVVKRYR; the protein is encoded by the coding sequence ATGCCACGGCACAGTGGAGAAAAATTAATCGTTCAAAATCGCCGTGCTCATTTTGATTATGAAATATTCGAGCGATATGAAGCAGGAATTGCATTAAAAGGCACAGAGGTAAAGTCTCTAAGAACATCGGGTAGTATGTCCATACAGGATGCTTATGTGGATTATGAAGAAGGCGAATTATTCCTTGTTAATGCTTATATTCGTCCCTATGAACAGGGGAATATCTTGAATCATGACCCCCATCGTAAGAGAAAATTATTACTTCATAAACGCGAAATCCTTCGTTTAGGCAAGAGGATTGAAGAAAAAGGGCTAACTCTCATTCCGTTACGAGTTTATTTTAAGAATGGTCTGGTAAAAGTAGAGATAGGATTGGGGCGTGGTAAGAAGGTTATTGATAAACGAGAAGATATAAAAAAGAAGGAAACACAGCGAGAAATGGAACGGGTTGTAAAAAGATACCGATGA
- a CDS encoding TonB C-terminal domain-containing protein, which yields MQRLYQEYWKKNKDSRRIRQAFLFSILFHIVIFVPFYFYKFKTPEPIPLVFQVSLENPVPDKPITQETPPEPPKPEPPKPEPPKPEPPKPEPKPEPKPEPPKPELKPEPKPEPKPEPKPEPKPEPKLKPKPEKKPPEEKPKEKPEPKKEQPPPKKQEPTPKPEPTTAPSAPKAQVANPLPPELEWWARQVQRKIEYAWEIPSGVKIDKENNVAEVSFWVNRNGELIEQPVVTKQASDPELGASGVRAILLAAPFPRFPDGFNKDEQLVVYAFSLE from the coding sequence ATGCAACGGTTATATCAGGAATATTGGAAGAAAAACAAAGATTCGAGAAGAATTCGCCAGGCGTTTTTGTTCTCGATACTTTTCCATATTGTTATATTTGTTCCATTTTATTTTTATAAATTTAAGACACCAGAACCGATACCTTTAGTTTTTCAAGTTTCGTTAGAAAATCCTGTCCCGGATAAACCTATAACACAAGAAACCCCACCGGAACCTCCGAAACCGGAACCACCGAAGCCAGAGCCACCTAAGCCCGAACCACCGAAACCCGAACCGAAACCCGAACCTAAACCCGAACCACCCAAACCTGAATTAAAACCTGAACCCAAGCCAGAACCAAAACCTGAACCGAAGCCCGAACCCAAACCGGAGCCGAAACTGAAACCCAAACCAGAGAAAAAACCTCCTGAAGAAAAACCGAAGGAGAAACCCGAACCCAAGAAGGAGCAACCCCCTCCCAAAAAACAAGAGCCAACTCCTAAGCCTGAACCTACCACTGCTCCTTCTGCTCCCAAAGCACAGGTAGCCAATCCTTTACCTCCGGAATTAGAATGGTGGGCGAGACAGGTGCAAAGAAAGATAGAATATGCATGGGAAATTCCGAGTGGTGTGAAGATTGATAAGGAAAATAATGTTGCAGAGGTTTCTTTCTGGGTAAATAGGAATGGTGAACTGATTGAACAACCCGTGGTTACAAAACAAGCCAGTGACCCTGAATTAGGAGCATCCGGAGTAAGGGCCATACTACTTGCGGCTCCCTTTCCTCGTTTCCCAGATGGTTTTAACAAAGATGAACAACTCGTTGTTTATGCCTTTTCTTTAGAGTAG
- a CDS encoding PAS domain S-box protein — translation MQTPFLPKFFSIDIDEEGRIKQIKSDEPDFLNLDFKEFENTYLIDYVFEPQKETFKKFLQSYKNQDIPSDKHLGFWFHNRKNKYFWCQLSITKPELNSQKENFILYDYTHLLPEPIKPFHQHPIIYNFIQKFNIPIGITNIAGYWVEANPALCSLFGYTKEELSKLTWQDLTTPENLDQELTLFQEVINQPFSSINKTFTFEKYYIKKDRSPFRALVHLVPIPESNSDSLYGFFVCFENLDERRKKDDEIEETMKFIRIVLDLLPVRVFWKDINLHYLGCNLAFAKDAGKKSPEEIIGKTDYELPWKPEAEFYRKDDREVIESGKPKIFYEEPQTTPDGKQIWLRTSKIPLLGSGGIPYGVLGIYEDITEFKSLINTLNETMSLLKTLIDSAPIGIIAINEEGNIEFWNKVSEEILGWNIDEVMSKSIENFAPELNKQISQSEETHPLLEIEVIEKNRQGNPLTLRVIHRVIRFSNRSPLLLILFRDISEIKKMQEEKEQFQKQLQYTQKLESLGILSSSVAHDFNNYLMAIMGHAELAKEEINNPSAIQNYLLHMEEVIKNAGELCRQLLTFAGKKQESHQPCNLNFIIKESENLLKVSISKKILLDISLAPDIPLINGETGQLRSVLLNLVINASDAIGNRSGIIRIKTGVIDFTESYIRTTWFQEKIEKKKYVYLEVSDNGIGMSPETLSKIFDPFFTTKEKGRGLGLSTILGILRSHNGTIKVYSEVGIGTTFKLFFPVIEEIAKPQQEEIEDLTSWKGTGLILFADDEPTVLQVTTKMIEKLGFTVITARDGREALQLFNKHKNKLSAVILDITMPHLDGTDVARTIRSEFPNLPIFLSSGFSHHTLNEGDLDFPIQGFMTKPYNITTLIKNLKNYLK, via the coding sequence ATGCAAACTCCATTTTTACCTAAATTCTTTTCGATAGATATAGACGAGGAAGGAAGAATAAAGCAGATAAAATCAGACGAACCGGATTTTCTAAATTTAGATTTTAAAGAATTTGAAAATACTTATCTTATAGACTATGTCTTTGAACCCCAAAAAGAAACATTTAAGAAGTTCTTACAAAGTTACAAAAATCAGGATATTCCATCTGACAAACATTTAGGGTTCTGGTTCCATAATAGAAAAAACAAGTATTTTTGGTGTCAATTATCTATTACAAAACCCGAATTAAATTCCCAAAAAGAAAACTTTATCTTGTATGATTACACTCACCTTCTACCAGAACCTATAAAACCCTTTCATCAACACCCCATAATATATAATTTTATACAAAAATTTAATATCCCAATAGGTATTACTAATATAGCTGGTTATTGGGTTGAGGCGAATCCTGCTTTATGTTCCTTATTTGGATATACAAAAGAAGAATTATCAAAACTTACATGGCAAGACTTAACGACACCTGAAAATCTTGACCAGGAACTAACTCTTTTTCAAGAAGTAATCAATCAACCTTTTTCATCCATTAACAAAACATTCACATTCGAGAAATATTATATAAAAAAAGACCGCTCTCCTTTTAGGGCTCTTGTTCATTTAGTCCCAATTCCAGAAAGCAACTCGGATTCACTTTATGGTTTTTTCGTTTGTTTTGAGAATTTAGATGAAAGAAGAAAAAAAGATGATGAAATAGAAGAAACAATGAAGTTTATACGGATTGTTTTAGATTTATTACCCGTTCGTGTTTTCTGGAAAGATATAAATCTTCATTATTTAGGTTGTAATCTTGCTTTTGCAAAAGATGCAGGTAAAAAAAGTCCAGAAGAAATTATCGGTAAAACAGATTATGAATTACCGTGGAAACCCGAAGCAGAATTCTACCGAAAAGATGACCGTGAGGTTATCGAATCGGGTAAACCTAAAATATTTTATGAAGAGCCACAAACAACTCCTGATGGAAAACAAATTTGGTTACGGACAAGTAAAATACCCCTTTTAGGTTCAGGAGGTATCCCCTATGGCGTATTAGGGATATATGAGGATATAACAGAATTCAAATCATTAATAAATACCCTCAATGAAACCATGTCATTATTAAAGACTTTGATAGATTCTGCACCCATAGGAATTATTGCAATCAACGAAGAAGGGAACATTGAATTCTGGAATAAAGTCAGTGAAGAAATATTAGGATGGAATATAGACGAAGTTATGTCCAAGTCTATAGAAAATTTTGCCCCTGAATTAAATAAACAGATTTCTCAAAGTGAAGAAACCCATCCCTTATTAGAAATTGAAGTAATAGAAAAAAACAGACAAGGGAACCCGTTGACTTTGCGAGTTATCCATCGTGTTATTCGTTTCTCGAATAGAAGTCCTCTGCTTCTTATACTATTTAGGGATATTTCAGAAATCAAAAAAATGCAGGAAGAAAAAGAACAGTTCCAAAAGCAGCTTCAATACACACAAAAATTAGAAAGTTTAGGTATCTTATCAAGTTCTGTAGCCCATGATTTTAATAACTACCTTATGGCAATTATGGGACATGCGGAATTAGCCAAGGAAGAAATAAATAATCCCTCTGCCATCCAAAATTATCTCCTGCACATGGAAGAAGTCATAAAAAATGCAGGGGAATTATGCCGACAGTTACTTACTTTTGCCGGAAAAAAGCAAGAATCTCATCAACCCTGTAACCTAAATTTTATTATCAAGGAATCTGAAAATTTATTAAAAGTCAGTATCTCCAAAAAAATATTATTAGATATATCTCTTGCTCCGGATATTCCCCTTATCAATGGAGAAACGGGACAACTGCGTTCTGTGCTTCTTAATCTTGTTATTAATGCATCTGATGCCATAGGAAATCGGAGTGGTATCATTCGAATAAAAACCGGGGTCATAGATTTTACAGAAAGTTATATTCGCACCACTTGGTTTCAGGAAAAAATTGAAAAGAAAAAGTATGTATACCTCGAAGTATCTGATAATGGAATTGGAATGTCTCCGGAAACCCTATCAAAAATATTTGACCCCTTCTTTACTACAAAAGAGAAGGGTAGAGGTTTAGGTTTATCCACTATTTTGGGCATTCTTCGTTCTCATAACGGAACAATCAAGGTTTATAGTGAAGTAGGAATAGGGACTACATTTAAACTATTCTTCCCTGTTATAGAAGAAATAGCAAAACCTCAGCAAGAGGAAATAGAGGATTTAACCTCATGGAAAGGAACAGGGCTTATCCTCTTTGCAGATGACGAACCTACTGTTTTACAAGTTACCACTAAAATGATTGAAAAACTTGGATTTACTGTAATTACAGCCAGAGATGGTCGTGAAGCACTTCAACTCTTTAATAAACATAAAAATAAACTTTCAGCCGTCATTTTGGATATAACAATGCCTCATTTAGATGGAACCGATGTTGCCCGAACCATTCGCTCTGAATTCCCCAATCTTCCCATTTTCCTAAGCTCAGGATTTTCACATCATACACTCAACGAAGGCGATTTAGACTTCCCTATTCAAGGTTTTATGACAAAACCCTATAATATCACTACTCTTATCAAAAATTTAAAAAATTATTTAAAATAA
- the pbpC gene encoding penicillin-binding protein 1C: MLWTQGPDNPREFLNGSYSPQVLSRDGKLLWVGLNESDKWCLPVNIDKVSPNLIQATIALEDQRFWNHRGVDLVAICRAIIQNALSMRVVSGASTITMQVVKQYYRNNKDLIPDSVYRKYYFKLFQIVQSLRLERYATKKEILQAYLNNVSYGANLVGVESASYRYFGKSAEMLSINESALLAGIPKAPEKYRPDKNLSQSLQRMRFVLKRMNEEGYIDEKRFVEVVKSRVNVNYFPFPAYCKHWAEGNEKLWDKKKTIKTFIDYDIQVQVEDLLKKKVQQWSPEIAMASAMVVDISSGEILARVGGISRRPRIPVSYLDFCSIPRSPGSALKPFLYCLAMEKGLLFSEEVLYDSDFDVGNYTPKNFDEIFHGFIDATTALRYSLNIPAVILMQRTGTLPFIDKLEKSGLNLLKYNSNIFKSGLGVVLGNCEVNMENMMQAYFCLANEGLFKRIKYFDDGQEDISVQVFDRGTVSVLYKMLENKLVGEVSKDTVRLSREPVRICWKTGTSSGRRDAWAFVFNKHYLVGVWMGNPQFTGSAKLVGALTAYPTACDIFRLLPEKKGYEFPDFPNEDVRPVEVCSLSGLPANPYCKSKKTVYVSKNVPLSRICDVHYYDMYTAQVKERFPSQSKNWDLAKVGVISNAGDVLETKLPLKIISPSDGSKFIYSSTANQNSIRLRTSRDSSHQIYWYVDDRFIGESTYEQPLWWNLTLGKHKIYCLDTTGDNDTVYVDVNLPDGVMKIADADK; encoded by the coding sequence ATGTTATGGACCCAGGGTCCTGATAACCCGCGTGAGTTTCTGAATGGTTCTTACTCACCACAAGTTTTGTCGAGAGATGGAAAATTGCTGTGGGTGGGCTTAAATGAAAGTGATAAATGGTGTTTGCCTGTCAATATTGATAAGGTATCTCCGAACTTAATTCAAGCAACCATTGCTCTTGAAGACCAGCGTTTTTGGAATCATCGTGGTGTTGACTTAGTGGCAATATGCAGGGCGATTATTCAGAACGCACTTTCGATGCGAGTTGTTTCCGGGGCTTCTACAATTACGATGCAGGTAGTAAAACAATATTACCGAAATAACAAAGACCTTATTCCTGATTCTGTTTATCGTAAATATTACTTTAAACTGTTTCAGATAGTTCAATCTTTGCGTTTGGAGAGATATGCAACTAAAAAAGAAATATTGCAAGCCTATTTAAACAATGTTTCTTACGGAGCTAATTTAGTTGGCGTTGAATCGGCTTCTTATCGTTATTTTGGGAAAAGTGCAGAAATGTTGAGTATTAATGAGAGTGCTCTTCTTGCGGGTATTCCTAAGGCACCGGAGAAATATCGCCCTGATAAAAATCTTTCACAGAGCCTTCAAAGAATGCGGTTCGTATTAAAGAGAATGAATGAGGAGGGCTATATTGATGAAAAGCGATTTGTAGAAGTAGTGAAAAGCAGGGTAAATGTTAATTATTTTCCTTTTCCTGCTTATTGTAAACATTGGGCAGAGGGAAATGAGAAACTTTGGGACAAAAAAAAGACTATAAAGACTTTCATAGATTATGATATTCAGGTTCAGGTAGAAGATTTGTTAAAGAAGAAAGTTCAGCAGTGGAGTCCGGAGATTGCTATGGCTTCTGCTATGGTTGTGGATATTTCTTCTGGAGAGATATTGGCACGAGTGGGGGGTATATCAAGAAGACCAAGAATTCCCGTCAGTTATTTGGATTTTTGCAGTATACCGCGTTCTCCGGGGTCTGCGTTGAAACCTTTTTTATATTGTCTGGCAATGGAAAAAGGACTGTTGTTTTCTGAGGAAGTTCTATATGATTCTGATTTTGATGTAGGTAACTATACTCCTAAAAATTTTGATGAAATATTTCACGGTTTTATAGATGCAACTACTGCTTTGAGATACTCATTGAATATCCCCGCTGTTATTCTTATGCAAAGGACAGGAACGCTTCCATTCATAGATAAATTAGAGAAATCAGGGCTTAATTTACTGAAATATAATTCGAATATCTTTAAATCAGGCTTAGGGGTTGTATTAGGAAATTGTGAAGTAAATATGGAAAATATGATGCAAGCATATTTCTGTTTAGCCAACGAAGGACTTTTTAAACGGATTAAATATTTTGATGATGGGCAGGAAGATATATCTGTTCAAGTATTTGACCGTGGGACTGTTTCTGTGCTTTATAAGATGCTGGAAAACAAGTTAGTAGGTGAAGTATCAAAAGATACAGTTCGGTTATCAAGAGAGCCTGTTCGTATATGTTGGAAAACGGGAACATCTTCGGGACGGCGTGATGCATGGGCTTTTGTATTTAATAAACATTATCTTGTTGGTGTGTGGATGGGGAATCCCCAATTTACGGGAAGTGCAAAATTGGTTGGTGCTTTGACGGCATATCCTACTGCCTGCGATATATTCCGATTGCTTCCAGAAAAGAAAGGTTATGAGTTTCCCGATTTCCCAAATGAGGATGTTCGCCCTGTAGAAGTTTGTAGTTTGAGCGGATTGCCTGCAAATCCCTATTGCAAATCTAAAAAGACTGTTTATGTTTCAAAAAATGTGCCGTTATCTCGTATATGTGATGTTCACTATTATGATATGTATACTGCCCAAGTCAAAGAAAGGTTCCCCTCACAAAGCAAAAACTGGGATTTAGCAAAGGTAGGTGTTATCTCTAATGCGGGTGATGTTCTAGAGACGAAACTTCCCCTGAAAATAATATCTCCTTCGGATGGTTCTAAATTTATATATAGTTCCACTGCCAATCAGAATAGTATCCGATTGAGAACATCAAGGGATAGCTCTCATCAGATATATTGGTATGTGGATGACCGTTTTATTGGGGAAAGCACCTACGAACAGCCCTTATGGTGGAATTTAACACTTGGAAAACACAAGATTTATTGTCTGGATACTACAGGGGATAATGATACGGTATATGTGGATGTGAATTTGCCTGATGGGGTTATGAAAATCGCAGATGCAGATAAATAA
- a CDS encoding DUF434 domain-containing protein, with the protein MSHQRHRGKNPEDEKLFSPEQMVLLRKAVKDLSYLYTRGYSEKIAVKVVGDHYQLKSRQRLVIQRAVCSDTSLEIRKRNEVGEYVKKGEQFLIDGYNLLITVESLLSGGILICGRDGCIRDIASLHGTYHKVEETVPAIHWIGEHLSIFEPSDVIWFLDKPISNSKRLAQLIEGNFNERGWNCKVEVVNNPDYEIVERKGIAISSDSWILDRVSCWLNFVSRNIKNLWGALRILDFSTESK; encoded by the coding sequence ATGAGCCATCAACGACATCGGGGAAAAAACCCGGAAGATGAAAAATTATTTTCTCCCGAACAGATGGTTCTATTGAGAAAAGCCGTAAAAGACCTATCCTATCTCTATACACGGGGTTACTCAGAAAAAATAGCGGTGAAAGTAGTTGGTGACCATTATCAACTAAAAAGTCGACAAAGACTGGTAATTCAAAGGGCGGTATGTTCCGACACTTCTTTAGAAATTCGTAAAAGGAATGAAGTTGGAGAGTATGTTAAAAAAGGCGAGCAATTTCTTATTGACGGATATAATCTGTTAATTACTGTAGAAAGTTTATTATCGGGTGGAATATTAATTTGTGGGAGAGATGGTTGTATTCGCGATATAGCCAGTTTGCACGGTACTTATCACAAGGTTGAAGAGACTGTTCCTGCTATTCATTGGATAGGAGAACACTTATCTATTTTTGAGCCTTCCGATGTAATCTGGTTTTTAGATAAACCTATATCTAATAGTAAAAGATTAGCCCAGTTAATTGAAGGGAACTTTAATGAAAGAGGATGGAACTGTAAAGTAGAAGTTGTGAATAATCCGGATTACGAAATTGTAGAGAGAAAGGGTATTGCTATTTCTTCAGATAGCTGGATTCTTGATAGGGTTTCTTGTTGGTTGAATTTCGTTTCACGAAATATAAAAAATTTGTGGGGAGCATTAAGAATACTTGATTTTTCGACAGAATCTAAGTAG
- a CDS encoding glycosyltransferase family 39 protein, with the protein MSLFIKVISNKNLEENKKIGLILLRIYLFYILFSIEVASIRDGLTAIAQPYQRTKYEYIGDIGITKNIFELFSRYHEIQPHLSLHGRLAPPGPLSLLWFCSYLIGKSPMSLSLFTIFFGGLAIFPLFLWIKELTYNNTKTAIIGTFLYTLIPSLVLFCATSTEILYMPFLFLSLWTFEKSINKSSIPFIFISGISFAILSLFKFTLLSIGIYFLLRGIIVFLKKQSSFSRLIIWAVCMLIGFFSFYFILYFITGYRPIQVFFQAQKMFQEDIQSLQIIAPRYSLWWFKLFTPLTWAYFTGIPILFGFLRQIGTKNRQEQYEVVLFLTTLLILTLAYIAPGEGERSALYVFPFFLVPSLHFWHNRFNNSNTLGVIILFLIFQTVLTEALFYTYW; encoded by the coding sequence ATGTCACTTTTCATAAAAGTTATATCAAATAAAAACTTAGAAGAGAATAAAAAAATAGGACTTATTCTCCTGAGAATATACCTGTTTTACATTTTATTTTCCATAGAAGTAGCGAGTATCCGTGATGGATTAACGGCAATAGCCCAACCATACCAACGGACAAAATATGAATATATTGGAGACATCGGAATTACCAAAAATATCTTTGAACTTTTTAGCCGTTATCATGAGATACAACCTCATTTATCCTTACATGGAAGATTGGCACCACCGGGACCTTTATCTTTACTCTGGTTTTGCTCTTATCTCATAGGAAAATCTCCGATGTCCCTCTCGCTTTTTACTATATTTTTTGGTGGACTGGCAATATTCCCATTATTCCTATGGATAAAAGAATTAACATACAATAATACGAAAACAGCAATCATAGGGACATTTCTCTATACTCTTATTCCTTCATTAGTGCTCTTTTGTGCCACATCTACCGAAATTTTATATATGCCATTTCTATTTCTCTCTTTATGGACATTTGAAAAATCAATAAATAAATCTTCCATCCCTTTTATATTTATATCCGGTATATCCTTTGCTATTTTATCCCTTTTCAAATTTACTTTGCTTTCAATAGGGATATACTTTCTTCTTCGTGGTATCATTGTTTTTCTTAAAAAGCAATCTTCTTTTTCCCGACTAATCATATGGGCTGTTTGTATGCTTATAGGCTTTTTTTCGTTTTATTTTATCCTCTATTTCATTACAGGTTACAGACCTATTCAGGTATTTTTTCAAGCACAAAAAATGTTTCAAGAAGACATACAATCTCTCCAAATTATTGCTCCTCGTTACTCTTTATGGTGGTTCAAGTTATTTACTCCTCTAACCTGGGCATATTTCACAGGAATTCCTATACTCTTTGGTTTTTTGAGACAAATAGGGACAAAAAACAGACAAGAACAATATGAGGTTGTCTTATTTTTAACTACATTACTAATCTTAACTCTTGCATACATTGCCCCCGGAGAAGGAGAACGCTCTGCTTTATATGTATTCCCCTTCTTCCTTGTCCCCTCATTACACTTCTGGCATAATCGTTTTAACAATAGCAATACTCTGGGCGTGATTATTCTTTTCTTAATCTTTCAAACGGTATTAACAGAAGCTTTATTCTACACCTATTGGTAG
- the tolB gene encoding Tol-Pal system beta propeller repeat protein TolB, translated as MRNNQLFIIMLLSFLLVGIIFDVMAQDAIRLQSVRGVDRRILVAVPPFCPDTPDLSGVAVELSEVMAYDLEFSGLFILLPRERYPVGFVALDKDVASINFDAWRATKAEFLLYGFVKKEDGKYVCQFRLLDLLSSNQVVGKEVRVDISNSRLASHRFSEEVIAFVDGIPGSGTSQICFTGIVGKNKELFIADYDGANVKQITEHGSISIKPKVSPDGMKIAYLSYKDRYSFLYVFDRLTGKVTPLSKEVGLNSAPSWFPDGNRLAMTLSKDANMEIYIRNMDGSNPVRITRNKDADTSPCISPDGSRIAFVSDRGGNPQIYVMGVDGSDARRISYQGGNSYDPAWSPDGKMIAYVVEQRGEGFEIYVMDADGANPRRLTNSYGNNESPTWSPDSRHVMFCSTRNGRWELWAVNVKTGEERHIPNLKMEAQGPSWGPRMKSDSK; from the coding sequence ATGAGAAATAATCAATTATTTATCATAATGTTATTATCTTTTTTATTAGTTGGAATAATATTTGATGTAATGGCACAGGACGCAATTCGCCTTCAATCTGTTAGAGGAGTGGATAGAAGGATTTTGGTTGCGGTTCCACCTTTTTGTCCAGATACTCCTGATTTGAGTGGTGTTGCTGTGGAATTGTCAGAAGTAATGGCTTATGACCTTGAATTTTCAGGATTATTTATTTTACTGCCGCGGGAACGCTATCCAGTTGGATTTGTTGCTTTGGACAAAGATGTGGCAAGCATTAATTTTGATGCATGGCGTGCTACGAAAGCAGAATTTTTATTGTATGGTTTTGTCAAGAAAGAAGACGGGAAATATGTATGCCAATTTCGTCTATTAGACCTTCTTTCAAGTAATCAGGTGGTAGGGAAAGAGGTTCGTGTTGATATTTCTAACTCTCGTTTGGCATCGCACCGATTTTCTGAGGAGGTAATTGCTTTTGTTGATGGAATCCCCGGGTCGGGAACAAGTCAGATTTGCTTTACAGGTATTGTAGGGAAAAATAAAGAATTATTTATCGCAGATTATGATGGAGCCAATGTAAAACAAATTACAGAACATGGGTCTATTTCAATAAAACCTAAAGTTTCTCCAGATGGAATGAAGATTGCATATCTTTCCTATAAAGATAGGTATTCCTTTCTTTATGTCTTTGACCGTTTAACAGGCAAGGTTACGCCATTATCAAAAGAGGTGGGATTGAATTCAGCGCCATCATGGTTTCCTGATGGCAATCGGTTGGCGATGACTTTAAGTAAAGACGCAAATATGGAAATTTATATCCGTAATATGGATGGGAGTAATCCCGTTCGTATTACAAGAAATAAAGATGCAGACACTTCTCCGTGTATTTCTCCGGATGGGTCAAGAATTGCATTTGTCAGCGACCGGGGTGGAAATCCCCAGATTTATGTTATGGGCGTTGATGGTAGTGATGCCCGTCGTATTTCCTATCAAGGAGGAAATTCGTATGACCCCGCATGGTCTCCAGATGGAAAAATGATTGCCTATGTTGTGGAGCAGAGGGGTGAAGGTTTTGAAATTTATGTAATGGATGCGGATGGTGCTAATCCGCGAAGATTAACGAATTCCTATGGTAATAATGAGTCTCCTACATGGTCACCAGACTCGCGACATGTGATGTTTTGCTCTACAAGAAATGGACGATGGGAATTATGGGCTGTAAATGTGAAGACAGGGGAAGAACGACATATCCCTAATTTAAAGATGGAAGCCCAGGGACCGTCTTGGGGACCCCGCATGAAAAGCGATAGCAAATAG